A DNA window from Engystomops pustulosus chromosome 6, aEngPut4.maternal, whole genome shotgun sequence contains the following coding sequences:
- the ANKRD40 gene encoding ankyrin repeat domain-containing protein 40, producing the protein MEERLREAAALGDLEEVQQLLSSGVDVNSQNEINGWTCLHWACKRNHLRVVTYLLEAGADKDIFTSKGEKAAQLTSKKDIKRVLGVEDLEPDDVKPECELGFIPNYLASPPFPFTYTRENITEEPPTPCIENGNSHPSPPPAPTPPALQPATSFPVLSNGVENIHITTSVKKEDAFSSLFYNGEVQIPAECPHPPVQSGTVTQNRSVYSPVPSNLPHGGAHGGPMQVFQPFFFTGAFPSNMKELVLKVRIQSSSPADNDFIEVEMDREELTYRELLRVCSYELGVSPESVERIRKLPNTMLRKDKDVARLQDFQELELVLKHDHGLFRSSTSLTDRPCFNKKASQLTY; encoded by the exons ATGGAAGAAAGACTCCGGGAAGCGGCGGCTCTGGGAGACCTGGAAGAAGTGCAGCAGCTGCTGAGCTCAGGGGTGGACGTCAACTCCCAGAATGAGATCAACGGATG GACCTGTCTCCACTGGGCTTGTAAGAGGAATCACCTACGTGTGGTCACCTACCTGCTAGAGGCCGGGGCAGACAAAGACATTTTCACAAGCAAAGGCGAGAAAGCCGCCCAGCTGACATCTAAGAAAGACATCAAGAGGGTCCTAGGAG TTGAAGATCTTGAACCTGATGACGTTAAGCCTGAGTGTGAATTAGGGTTTATTCCCAACTATCTGGCGAGTCCTCCCTTCCCTTTCACATACACCCGTGAAAACATCACAGAAGAGCCCCCCACCCCTTGTATAGAGAACGGCAACTCTCACCCCTCTCCGCCTCCAGCACCCACACCACCAGCGCTGCAGCCTGCCACCAGCTTCCCGGTGCTGAGCAATGGGGTGGAGAACATTCACATCACGACCTCGGTGAAGAAGGAAGACGCCTTCTCCTCCTTGTTCTATAACGGAGAAGTTCAGATCCCAGCGGAATGTCCTCACCCCCCGGTACAGAGCGGCACTGTCACCCAGAACCGCAGCGTGTATTCCCCTGTCCCGTCTAATCTTCCACATGGGGGCGCTCACGGTGGACCTATGCAAGTGTTTCAACCGTTCTTCTTTACCGGAGCTTTCCCATCCAATATGAAAG AATTGGTCCTGAAGGTAAGAATTCAGAGCAGTTCCCCCGCGGACAACGACTTCATTGAGGTAGAGATGGACCGCGAGGAGCTGACGTACCGGGAACTTCTCCGAGTCTGCAGCTATGAGCTGGGGGTCAGCCCCGAGAGCGTGGAGAGGATCAGGAAGCTTCCCAACACCATGCTCAGGAAG GACAAGGATGTGGCCCGGCTGCAGGACTTCCAGGagctggagctggtcctgaaacaCGATCATGGCCTCTTCAGATCTTCCACGTCTCTGACTGACAGACCCTGCTTCAACAAGAAGGCCTCGCAGCTCACCTACTGA